In Mycolicibacterium alvei, a single window of DNA contains:
- a CDS encoding potassium channel family protein, which produces MAKGRLRRRLAAIDSNLTTRPVAALVDVLQIPEPWISPARKIFMRVLYALGALFAAVLIVYADRYGYRDNDSLPDANNPLSFLDCLYYATVSLSTTGYGDITPYSDSARLVNVIVITPLRVAFLIVLIGTTVETLTTQSRQALKIQRWRNKVRNHTVVVGYGTKGRTAVAAMVGDEVAPADIVVVDENAAALERAKGAGLVTVHGDATNSAVLRLAGAQHAKSIIVAADNDASAVLVTLTARELAPKAKIIAAVRESDNLHLLKQSGADSTVVSSETAGRLLGIATQTPSVVEMIEDLLTPDAGFAIAEREVDPKEEGGSPQHLHDIVLGVVREGRLLRVDAPEVDALEAGDRLLYIRSADAER; this is translated from the coding sequence GTGGCTAAAGGCAGGCTGCGGCGCCGACTCGCCGCGATCGACTCGAACCTGACCACGCGTCCGGTTGCCGCACTCGTCGACGTGCTGCAGATCCCCGAGCCGTGGATCAGTCCGGCACGCAAAATCTTCATGCGGGTGCTGTACGCGCTGGGGGCGTTGTTCGCCGCGGTGCTCATCGTCTACGCGGATCGCTACGGCTACCGGGACAACGACAGCCTTCCGGACGCGAACAATCCGCTGTCGTTCCTGGACTGCCTGTACTACGCGACGGTGTCGCTGTCGACCACCGGCTACGGCGACATCACGCCGTATTCGGATTCGGCGCGGCTGGTCAACGTCATCGTCATCACGCCGCTGCGGGTGGCCTTCCTGATCGTGCTCATCGGTACCACCGTGGAAACCCTGACTACCCAATCCCGGCAGGCGCTGAAGATTCAGCGATGGAGGAACAAAGTGCGTAACCACACCGTCGTCGTCGGATACGGCACCAAGGGTCGCACGGCGGTCGCCGCGATGGTCGGCGACGAGGTGGCGCCGGCCGACATCGTCGTCGTCGACGAGAACGCCGCCGCGCTGGAACGCGCCAAGGGAGCCGGGTTGGTGACCGTGCACGGTGACGCCACCAATTCCGCTGTCCTGAGGCTGGCGGGTGCCCAGCACGCCAAGTCGATCATCGTGGCGGCCGACAACGATGCCAGCGCGGTGCTGGTTACGTTGACCGCGCGCGAGCTGGCACCGAAGGCCAAGATCATCGCGGCGGTGCGGGAGTCCGACAACCTGCATCTGCTCAAGCAGTCCGGTGCGGATTCGACCGTGGTGTCCTCGGAGACCGCGGGCCGGTTGCTGGGTATCGCCACCCAGACGCCGAGCGTGGTCGAGATGATCGAAGATCTGCTGACTCCCGATGCCGGATTCGCCATCGCCGAACGGGAAGTCGATCCCAAAGAGGAGGGTGGGTCGCCGCAGCATCTGCACGACATCGTCCTGGGCGTGGTGCGGGAGGGTCGGCTGTTGCGGGTCGATGCACCGGAGGTCGACGCCCTTGAGGCCGGCGACCGGTTGCTCTACATCCGGAGCGCGGACGCCGAGCGATGA
- a CDS encoding carbon-nitrogen hydrolase family protein → MVLAAAIQLDAVLADVPANLAACERLGDEAGRAGARIIAFPEFFSTGIGFVDSLAQAALPPDGAATDLLTTLARRYSALVGGSFLCRDADGHVRNAYLLANPTGVIGRHDKDFPTMWENAFYVGGDDDGVLDTGEYHVGAAVCWELMRTRTVRRLQGRIDLAMTGSGWWSIPRWRPHALFDRLEHNNRGTAREAAASFAGYVGAPCVHAGHAGNLDCPMPWLPMRYRGHFEGATMITTASGEIVAERRADEGAGVVLGEITVGRQNATLPAPTGYWLHSRGILPTTVWHYQRWHGRPWYRRHVAGARPEVST, encoded by the coding sequence ATGGTTCTGGCAGCAGCGATCCAACTCGACGCGGTACTCGCCGACGTTCCGGCCAATCTCGCAGCCTGCGAACGACTCGGCGACGAAGCCGGGCGGGCGGGGGCAAGAATCATCGCCTTTCCCGAGTTCTTCTCCACCGGAATCGGATTCGTCGACTCGTTGGCCCAGGCAGCGCTGCCGCCGGACGGTGCCGCGACGGACCTTCTCACGACGCTTGCCCGTCGGTACTCAGCGCTTGTCGGCGGCTCCTTCCTGTGCCGCGATGCCGACGGACACGTGCGCAACGCCTACCTGCTCGCCAACCCGACCGGCGTGATCGGGCGGCACGACAAGGATTTCCCCACCATGTGGGAGAACGCCTTCTACGTGGGCGGCGATGACGACGGAGTCCTGGACACCGGCGAGTATCACGTCGGCGCCGCAGTGTGCTGGGAACTGATGCGCACACGCACGGTCCGACGCCTCCAGGGGCGCATTGACCTGGCGATGACCGGATCAGGCTGGTGGTCGATTCCGCGGTGGCGACCACATGCCCTGTTCGACCGCCTTGAACACAACAACCGAGGCACCGCTCGCGAAGCGGCGGCCTCGTTCGCCGGGTACGTCGGCGCACCGTGCGTACACGCGGGCCACGCGGGCAATCTCGACTGTCCGATGCCGTGGCTGCCGATGAGATACCGCGGCCATTTCGAAGGCGCGACCATGATCACCACGGCATCCGGCGAGATCGTCGCCGAACGGCGGGCCGACGAGGGGGCGGGTGTGGTCCTCGGCGAGATCACCGTCGGCCGCCAGAACGCGACATTGCCCGCCCCGACCGGCTACTGGCTGCACTCGCGGGGCATCCTGCCCACCACGGTCTGGCACTACCAGCGCTGGCACGGCCGCCCGTGGTATCGACGCCACGTCGCGGGCGCACGTCCGGAGGTGTCCACCTAA
- a CDS encoding acyl-CoA dehydrogenase family protein yields the protein MNMTRLVPPVAGDPHALDELRLQVRQFVAEQQQAGKISRCADSWLTGWDEDFSRALAARGWVGMTVPVSYGGHGRSHQERFVVTEELLAAGAPVGAHWIADRQIVPSLLKYGTEGQRRKFLPAIAKGECYFGIGMSEPDSGSDLASVHTRAVRADGGWTITGTKVWTSGAHLAHAFICLARTAAVDPAHRHDGLSQFIVDLRVPGVDIRPIISMNGSHHFNEVILDEVYVPDDMVFGTIGNGWQQVTSELSFERSGPERFLSTFPLLADMASHMRAGALPRHPDLGRYLARITGLHQMSMAVAGALERHEPADTAAAVVKVLGTSTEGDIADFADVLGEIDDAGYCAMLADAVAQRPGFTLRGGTNEVLRGVIARGLGMR from the coding sequence CTGAACATGACCCGATTGGTACCGCCGGTGGCCGGCGACCCACATGCGCTCGACGAGTTGCGGTTGCAGGTGCGACAGTTCGTCGCCGAGCAGCAGCAGGCGGGCAAGATCAGCCGGTGCGCCGACAGTTGGCTGACCGGCTGGGACGAGGACTTCAGCCGCGCGTTGGCGGCCCGGGGTTGGGTGGGCATGACGGTGCCCGTCTCCTACGGCGGGCACGGGCGTAGCCATCAGGAGCGTTTCGTGGTCACCGAGGAACTGCTGGCGGCCGGAGCCCCGGTGGGGGCACACTGGATCGCCGACCGGCAGATCGTCCCCTCTCTGCTCAAGTACGGGACCGAAGGACAGCGACGAAAGTTCTTGCCCGCCATCGCCAAAGGTGAGTGCTACTTCGGTATCGGGATGAGCGAGCCGGATTCCGGGTCGGATCTGGCCAGCGTGCACACCAGAGCTGTGCGGGCGGACGGCGGCTGGACGATCACCGGAACCAAAGTGTGGACATCGGGCGCGCATCTGGCCCACGCGTTCATCTGCCTGGCCCGCACCGCTGCGGTCGATCCCGCACACCGCCACGACGGTCTCAGCCAGTTCATCGTGGATCTGCGCGTGCCCGGTGTCGACATCCGGCCCATCATCTCGATGAACGGCAGTCACCACTTCAACGAGGTGATCCTCGACGAGGTGTACGTGCCCGACGACATGGTGTTCGGCACCATCGGCAACGGCTGGCAACAGGTGACCTCGGAGCTCAGCTTCGAACGCAGCGGACCCGAACGCTTCCTGTCGACGTTCCCGCTGCTGGCGGACATGGCCTCACACATGCGTGCCGGGGCACTGCCGCGCCACCCCGATCTGGGCCGGTACCTGGCCCGCATCACCGGGCTGCACCAGATGTCGATGGCCGTCGCCGGTGCGCTCGAGCGTCACGAACCGGCCGACACGGCGGCGGCCGTGGTCAAGGTGCTCGGCACGTCCACCGAGGGCGACATCGCAGATTTCGCCGATGTTCTCGGCGAGATCGACGACGCGGGTTACTGCGCGATGCTGGCCGATGCCGTGGCGCAGCGTCCCGGATTCACCCTGCGTGGCGGTACCAACGAGGTGCTGCGTGGGGTCATTGCGCGGGGATTGGGGATGCGCTAG
- the nudC gene encoding NAD(+) diphosphatase: MTSRLTFGLRNVPLLSRVGADRADALRTDIDAATEGWNDALLLRVDRRNQVLISGGRVVLGKAVSLGTDTPPEHAVFLGRLADGRHVWGVRSALEGPEDPDAPAEVLDLRRAGEVFDDVSAQLVATATALLNWHDRARFSAADGAVTKSAKGGWSRVDPVTGHEEFPRIDPAVICLVHDGHDRAVLARQTAWPERLFSILAGFVEAGESFETCVVREISEEVGLTVTDVQYLGSQPWPFPRSLMVGFHAIGDPEQPFSFNDGEIAEADWFTRAEIREALDQGDWSAAQGDSRSRLLLPGSISIAREIIESWAALD; this comes from the coding sequence ATGACATCCCGACTCACCTTCGGTCTGCGCAATGTTCCGCTGCTCTCGCGGGTCGGCGCCGATCGTGCCGATGCGTTGCGTACCGACATCGATGCCGCGACCGAGGGTTGGAACGACGCGCTGCTGCTACGTGTCGACCGCCGCAACCAGGTGCTGATCTCCGGTGGCCGGGTGGTGCTCGGGAAGGCCGTGAGTCTGGGCACCGACACGCCGCCGGAGCATGCGGTATTCCTGGGGCGGCTGGCCGATGGGCGGCATGTCTGGGGTGTCCGCAGCGCCTTGGAGGGGCCCGAGGATCCGGATGCGCCGGCCGAGGTGCTCGATCTGCGCCGGGCAGGTGAGGTGTTCGACGACGTCAGCGCCCAGTTGGTGGCGACGGCTACGGCGCTGCTGAACTGGCATGACCGCGCGCGGTTCAGTGCGGCGGACGGCGCGGTGACGAAATCGGCGAAAGGTGGCTGGTCGCGGGTCGACCCGGTCACCGGTCATGAGGAGTTCCCGCGCATCGATCCGGCGGTGATCTGCCTGGTCCACGACGGTCATGACCGTGCGGTGCTGGCCCGGCAGACCGCGTGGCCCGAGCGGCTGTTCTCGATCCTGGCCGGATTCGTCGAGGCCGGCGAATCCTTCGAGACATGTGTGGTGCGTGAGATCTCCGAGGAGGTCGGGCTCACGGTGACCGACGTGCAGTACCTCGGGAGCCAGCCGTGGCCGTTCCCACGGTCGCTGATGGTGGGGTTTCATGCCATCGGCGATCCGGAACAGCCGTTCTCGTTCAACGACGGCGAGATCGCCGAGGCCGACTGGTTCACCCGGGCCGAGATCCGCGAGGCGCTCGATCAGGGTGACTGGAGCGCGGCCCAAGGCGATTCGCGGTCACGGTTGCTGCTGCCCGGATCGATCTCGATCGCCCGCGAGATCATCGAGTCCTGGGCGGCCCTGGACTGA
- a CDS encoding SDR family oxidoreductase, giving the protein MRIAVAGATGNIGARVAAALQSAGHEVVAISRSNGVDLSSGDGLDAALAGVQAVVDAISAPPADRDGTEEYLGTATRNLLAAEERAGVGHHVLLSIVGIHDVEGNAHYAGKREQERLVEAGAVPWTIVPATQFHDFAEMVVSWTEQDGRAQIAPLLVQPIDPDDVAAVLAEVAVGDPQNRYVDVAGPEPQDLVDMARRTLAVRGREVTLVPTWSSIFGVTMAGNALLPGKNARIASTTFDQWLSRQS; this is encoded by the coding sequence ATGCGAATCGCAGTTGCCGGAGCGACGGGAAACATCGGGGCGCGCGTGGCCGCTGCTCTGCAGAGCGCGGGGCATGAGGTGGTGGCGATCAGCCGCTCGAACGGGGTGGACCTGTCCAGCGGGGACGGTCTCGACGCCGCGTTGGCCGGTGTCCAGGCGGTCGTCGACGCGATCAGTGCCCCGCCTGCCGACCGGGACGGCACGGAGGAATACCTGGGCACCGCGACCCGCAATCTGCTGGCCGCCGAGGAACGCGCCGGTGTCGGGCACCATGTGCTGCTCTCGATCGTCGGAATCCACGATGTCGAGGGCAACGCCCACTACGCCGGAAAACGCGAGCAGGAGCGTCTGGTCGAGGCTGGGGCGGTGCCGTGGACGATCGTGCCGGCCACCCAGTTCCATGATTTCGCCGAAATGGTGGTGAGTTGGACGGAGCAGGACGGCCGCGCCCAGATCGCGCCACTTCTGGTCCAGCCCATCGATCCCGACGACGTGGCCGCGGTCCTGGCCGAGGTCGCAGTGGGTGACCCCCAGAACCGCTACGTCGACGTGGCCGGTCCGGAACCGCAGGATCTGGTCGACATGGCCCGACGGACCTTGGCCGTGCGCGGCCGCGAGGTGACCCTGGTGCCGACCTGGTCGTCGATCTTCGGGGTGACGATGGCGGGCAATGCGCTGCTGCCCGGCAAGAATGCCCGCATCGCGTCCACCACCTTCGACCAGTGGCTGAGCCGGCAGTCATAG
- a CDS encoding helix-turn-helix domain-containing protein — MSALLRAVRQQRGMTLEELAEATGLTKSYLSKVERQRSTPSIAVAMKLARALEVDVAQLFSEDPSVTTLAVDRAGERGSNRHQAVAAGMLGKSMSPFIVRPTLRFAEHPHPEHAGQELVFVHVGVVELRYQDALVTLEPGDCAYFDASLPHQLRQRGSTPAEVLVITRTEYSRSR, encoded by the coding sequence ATGAGCGCTCTGTTGCGTGCTGTGCGTCAACAGCGGGGCATGACCCTCGAGGAGCTTGCCGAAGCCACCGGGTTGACCAAGAGTTACCTGTCCAAGGTCGAACGGCAGCGTTCTACTCCCTCCATTGCAGTCGCGATGAAGTTGGCGCGTGCGCTCGAGGTCGATGTGGCGCAGTTGTTTTCCGAGGATCCATCGGTGACGACACTGGCCGTGGACCGCGCCGGTGAGCGGGGAAGCAACCGGCATCAAGCCGTCGCCGCCGGGATGCTCGGGAAGTCGATGTCACCGTTCATCGTGCGGCCGACGCTCAGGTTCGCCGAGCACCCGCACCCGGAACACGCCGGGCAGGAGTTGGTGTTCGTTCATGTCGGTGTCGTGGAACTGCGGTATCAGGATGCGCTCGTCACCCTGGAGCCCGGTGACTGTGCGTATTTCGACGCCTCCCTGCCGCACCAGTTACGGCAGCGGGGAAGTACGCCCGCCGAGGTTCTGGTGATCACCCGCACCGAGTACAGCCGTAGCCGTTGA
- a CDS encoding acyl-CoA dehydrogenase family protein yields the protein MMSAVFAAHREQHEPGEAIAEVWDQLRELGLVRLTGSEESGGSGAGWAEAVELLRAAAWHGVRIPLAEHDLLACWLLEAVGLEVGDSRRTACLLDEHGVAGGVPWVTDAERVVVLWRDGAGYRVADVDTALLSVTPGRNRAGEPRDDVSVDVTILTGIPLPDNVIEQFTRRAALVRAVQVCAALDRILAMSVEHAGERTQFGRPLAKFQAVQNLVADIAAESALARAATDGALAEAIGSDWSSPHLDFLVAVARSCVGHAASVVVRNAHQVHGAIGTTREHRLHEFAMPALSWRSEYGSVAHWDEVLSDYALQMGAKGLWGLVTAAGD from the coding sequence ATGATGTCGGCGGTGTTCGCAGCGCACCGCGAGCAGCACGAGCCCGGTGAGGCGATCGCCGAGGTATGGGACCAGTTGCGCGAACTCGGCCTGGTCCGGCTGACCGGGTCCGAGGAGTCCGGTGGCAGCGGCGCCGGCTGGGCCGAGGCGGTCGAGCTGCTGCGCGCGGCTGCCTGGCACGGGGTGAGGATCCCGCTGGCCGAGCACGACCTGCTGGCCTGCTGGTTGTTGGAGGCGGTGGGCCTGGAGGTCGGCGATTCCCGGCGCACCGCTTGCCTGCTGGACGAGCACGGTGTAGCCGGCGGGGTGCCGTGGGTGACGGACGCCGAGCGGGTGGTGGTGCTCTGGCGCGACGGTGCCGGGTACCGGGTGGCCGATGTGGATACCGCGTTGCTGTCGGTGACTCCGGGCCGCAACAGGGCAGGGGAGCCGCGTGACGACGTCAGCGTGGATGTCACCATATTGACCGGAATTCCGTTACCCGACAACGTGATCGAGCAGTTCACCCGCCGTGCCGCGCTGGTGCGGGCAGTGCAGGTATGCGCCGCGCTGGACCGGATCCTGGCGATGTCCGTGGAGCATGCAGGCGAACGCACCCAGTTCGGCAGGCCGCTGGCCAAGTTCCAGGCGGTTCAGAACCTCGTGGCCGACATCGCCGCCGAGTCGGCGCTGGCCCGGGCGGCCACCGACGGTGCGCTGGCAGAGGCGATTGGATCGGACTGGTCCTCACCGCACCTGGATTTCCTTGTCGCAGTGGCACGCTCCTGCGTCGGCCATGCTGCGTCGGTCGTGGTGCGCAACGCTCATCAGGTGCACGGTGCGATCGGCACCACCCGCGAGCACCGCCTGCACGAGTTCGCCATGCCTGCGCTGTCCTGGCGGTCGGAGTACGGGTCGGTCGCGCACTGGGACGAGGTTCTCAGCGACTACGCGCTCCAGATGGGCGCAAAGGGGTTGTGGGGGTTGGTCACAGCTGCCGGCGACTGA
- a CDS encoding dihydrodipicolinate synthase family protein: MTARTEIHGILAYPVTPFTDDDRIDTDKLAALVDRLVAGGAHGIVPLGSTGESAYLTEAEFDAVIDTTIGVVDRRVPVIIGASDLTTANTIRRAQYAERSGADAVMVLPISYWKLSEREIAQHYAAIGAAIGIPIMVYNNPATSGIDMQPELLVQMFKDIDNVTMVKESTGDLSRMHRIAELSDGQLPFYNGNNPLALKAFNAGAKGWCTAAPNLRPQPCLDLYDAIRAGDAARAETLYEGLRPLLEFIVAGGLPTTIKGGLELLGRGVGVPRLPLLPLDDSGREELRRLLL; this comes from the coding sequence ATGACCGCACGCACTGAGATCCATGGAATTCTCGCTTATCCGGTGACGCCGTTCACCGATGACGATCGGATCGACACGGACAAGCTCGCCGCATTGGTCGACCGTCTGGTGGCCGGCGGAGCACACGGAATCGTCCCGCTCGGCAGCACAGGTGAATCGGCGTATCTCACCGAAGCCGAGTTCGATGCCGTCATCGACACGACGATCGGGGTGGTGGACCGTCGGGTGCCGGTCATCATCGGTGCCTCGGATCTGACCACTGCCAACACCATTCGCCGGGCGCAGTACGCCGAGCGGTCAGGCGCGGACGCGGTGATGGTGCTGCCGATCTCCTACTGGAAGCTCTCCGAGCGGGAGATTGCCCAGCACTACGCTGCGATCGGCGCTGCGATCGGCATTCCGATCATGGTCTACAACAACCCGGCCACCAGTGGTATCGACATGCAGCCCGAACTGTTGGTGCAGATGTTCAAGGACATCGACAACGTCACCATGGTCAAGGAATCCACCGGCGACCTGTCCCGGATGCACCGGATCGCCGAGTTGAGCGACGGGCAGCTGCCCTTCTACAACGGCAATAACCCGTTGGCGCTCAAGGCTTTCAATGCGGGAGCGAAAGGCTGGTGCACCGCGGCGCCGAACCTGCGTCCGCAACCGTGCCTGGACCTCTACGACGCGATCCGCGCGGGGGATGCGGCTCGGGCCGAGACGTTGTACGAAGGCCTTCGTCCGCTGTTGGAGTTCATCGTGGCCGGCGGTCTGCCCACCACGATCAAGGGTGGACTGGAGTTGCTGGGCCGGGGAGTCGGGGTGCCGCGGCTGCCGCTGCTGCCCCTCGACGACAGCGGCCGTGAGGAGTTGCGTCGGCTCCTGCTGTGA
- a CDS encoding aldolase → MTTTLGDSKQVLMQRALDRLSTHIEDSTLTTRQKLALTCRALFDAGHDSGLAGQITARAEKPGTYYTQRLGLGFDEITEDNLLVVDEDLEVLEGDGMANPANRFHSWIYRARSDVQCIVHTHPFHVAALSMLEVPLHVSQMDIAPLYDDCAFLADWPGVPVGNEEGEIISAALGDKKAILLAHHGHVIAGASVEEACSLAMLIERGAKLQLAAMAAGTIADLPPRLAREAHDWTLRPKRSQANFAYYARRALRNHPDALTS, encoded by the coding sequence ATGACGACCACGCTTGGTGATTCGAAACAAGTCCTGATGCAGCGGGCGCTCGATCGGCTGTCGACCCATATCGAGGATTCCACCCTGACGACGCGGCAGAAACTGGCCTTGACCTGCCGAGCCCTGTTCGACGCCGGCCACGATTCCGGGCTGGCGGGCCAGATCACCGCCCGTGCGGAGAAGCCGGGTACGTACTACACCCAACGGCTGGGATTGGGCTTCGACGAGATCACCGAAGACAATCTGCTGGTTGTCGACGAGGATCTCGAAGTTCTCGAAGGCGACGGGATGGCGAACCCCGCCAATCGATTCCACAGCTGGATCTACCGGGCCCGGTCCGATGTGCAGTGCATCGTGCACACCCACCCATTCCACGTCGCCGCGCTCTCGATGCTCGAAGTTCCGCTGCACGTGTCGCAGATGGATATCGCGCCGCTGTACGACGATTGCGCGTTCCTGGCCGACTGGCCCGGAGTTCCGGTCGGAAACGAAGAGGGCGAGATCATCAGTGCCGCGCTGGGAGACAAGAAGGCCATCCTGCTGGCCCACCATGGACATGTGATCGCCGGGGCCAGCGTCGAGGAAGCGTGCTCGCTGGCGATGCTGATCGAACGCGGCGCCAAACTGCAGCTGGCCGCCATGGCGGCGGGAACGATCGCCGACCTGCCTCCGCGGCTGGCACGTGAGGCCCACGACTGGACGTTGCGGCCCAAGCGGAGCCAGGCCAACTTCGCCTACTACGCCCGGCGCGCGCTCCGCAATCATCCTGATGCACTGACCAGCTAA
- a CDS encoding ATP-dependent DNA helicase UvrD2, with translation MPLEAPSPALGDLDDEQREAVLAARGPVCVLAGAGTGKTRTITRRIAHLVAGGHVAPSQVLAVTFTARAAGEMRTRLRVLGQESGVNTAAVQAVTFHAAARRQLQYFWPRLVGDTGWELLDSKFAVVAQAANRAGMQTSTDDVRDLAGEIEWAKASLITPEAYSTAVAKVGRDIPFDAAKVAAVYSGYEALKARRDGSALLDFDDLLLHTAAAIENDAAVAQEFRDRYRCFVVDEYQDVTPLQQRVLDAWLGERDDLTVVGDANQTIYSFTGATPRFLLDFSRRFPDAAVVRLERDYRSTPQVVSLANRVIAAARGRMAGSKLHLVGQRDPGPEPTFSEYADEVAEANAVARSIKKLIENGTEPAEIAVLYRINAQSEVYEEALTEAGIAFQVRGGEGFFSRQEIRQALVAMQRFADRDVPEDNVAALVRELLEPLGLTADAPAGTKARERWEALTALAELVDEEVSVRPELDLRALVAELRQRADSRHPPVVQGVTLASLHAAKGLEWDAVFLVGLADNTLPISHALAHGPDSEPVEEERRLLYVGVTRARVHLGLSWALARAPGGRQGRRPSRFLNGIAPQLQNASGSGPDRSRRQRGPASRCRVCNAALTTPPAIMLRRCETCPSNMDEELLAELKEWRLRVSKEMKVPAYVVFTDNTLIAIAESLPTDDAALVALPGIGARKLEQYGPDVLELVVGRVKDRQDS, from the coding sequence ATGCCGTTGGAGGCTCCCTCGCCCGCTTTGGGCGACCTGGATGATGAGCAGCGGGAGGCAGTGCTGGCCGCCCGCGGCCCGGTGTGCGTGCTGGCCGGTGCAGGCACCGGCAAGACTCGCACGATCACCCGCCGGATCGCGCACCTGGTAGCCGGCGGCCACGTTGCGCCCAGCCAGGTGCTCGCGGTCACGTTCACCGCGCGCGCCGCGGGGGAGATGAGGACCCGGTTGCGGGTGCTGGGCCAGGAGTCGGGGGTGAACACCGCCGCGGTGCAGGCGGTGACGTTTCACGCCGCGGCGCGCCGGCAGCTGCAGTACTTCTGGCCGCGCCTGGTCGGCGACACCGGGTGGGAGCTGCTCGACAGCAAGTTCGCCGTGGTCGCTCAGGCCGCGAACCGGGCCGGCATGCAGACCAGCACCGACGACGTTCGCGATCTGGCCGGCGAAATCGAGTGGGCCAAGGCATCTTTGATCACTCCGGAGGCCTACAGCACGGCGGTCGCGAAGGTCGGACGTGACATCCCGTTCGATGCGGCCAAGGTCGCGGCGGTCTATTCGGGCTACGAGGCGCTCAAGGCCCGCCGTGACGGCTCGGCGCTGTTGGATTTCGACGACCTGCTGCTGCACACCGCGGCGGCCATCGAGAACGACGCCGCGGTCGCCCAGGAATTCCGTGACCGCTACCGCTGCTTCGTCGTCGACGAGTACCAGGACGTCACGCCGTTGCAGCAGCGGGTGCTCGACGCCTGGCTCGGCGAGCGCGACGACCTCACCGTGGTCGGTGACGCCAACCAGACCATCTATTCGTTCACCGGGGCCACTCCGCGTTTCCTGCTGGACTTCTCGCGGCGATTCCCTGACGCCGCGGTGGTGCGGCTGGAGCGTGACTACCGCTCCACACCGCAGGTGGTGTCACTGGCCAACCGGGTCATCGCCGCCGCCCGTGGCCGGATGGCCGGCAGCAAGCTGCATCTGGTGGGGCAACGCGATCCCGGTCCCGAGCCGACGTTCTCCGAATATGCCGACGAGGTGGCCGAGGCCAACGCCGTCGCGCGGTCCATCAAGAAGCTCATCGAAAATGGCACGGAGCCGGCCGAAATCGCGGTGCTGTACCGGATCAACGCGCAGTCCGAGGTGTACGAGGAGGCGCTCACCGAGGCCGGGATCGCCTTCCAGGTCCGCGGTGGTGAGGGCTTCTTCAGCCGCCAGGAGATCCGTCAGGCATTGGTGGCGATGCAACGCTTCGCCGATCGTGACGTACCCGAGGACAACGTGGCGGCCCTCGTACGTGAGCTGCTTGAGCCGCTGGGGCTCACGGCCGACGCCCCGGCGGGCACCAAGGCACGGGAACGCTGGGAAGCGTTGACGGCGCTGGCCGAACTGGTCGACGAAGAGGTCTCGGTGCGTCCGGAACTGGACCTGCGGGCCCTGGTCGCCGAACTGCGACAACGGGCCGACTCCCGGCACCCGCCGGTGGTGCAGGGCGTGACACTGGCCTCGCTGCACGCGGCCAAGGGCCTGGAGTGGGATGCGGTGTTCCTGGTCGGCCTGGCCGACAACACCCTGCCGATCTCCCATGCGCTCGCGCACGGGCCGGACAGCGAGCCCGTGGAGGAGGAGCGTCGCCTGCTCTACGTCGGGGTGACCCGGGCCCGGGTGCACCTCGGGCTGAGCTGGGCGCTGGCCCGCGCTCCCGGCGGGCGGCAGGGTCGTCGGCCGTCGCGGTTCCTCAACGGCATTGCCCCGCAACTACAGAATGCGTCAGGGTCGGGCCCGGACCGCTCGCGTCGTCAACGTGGGCCGGCATCGCGCTGCCGGGTGTGCAATGCCGCGCTGACGACCCCACCGGCGATCATGTTGCGCCGCTGTGAAACCTGTCCCTCGAACATGGATGAGGAGCTGCTCGCCGAGCTCAAGGAGTGGCGGCTGCGCGTCTCCAAGGAGATGAAAGTGCCGGCGTACGTGGTGTTCACCGACAACACCCTGATTGCCATCGCCGAGTCGCTGCCCACCGACGACGCCGCACTGGTGGCGCTGCCCGGCATCGGTGCCCGCAAGCTCGAGCAGTACGGCCCGGATGTCCTGGAGTTGGTCGTCGGACGGGTGAAAGACCGCCAAGATTCGTAA
- the mrx1 gene encoding mycoredoxin Mrx1 — protein sequence MTATPTVTMYTTTWCGYCSRLKMALKSEGIAWTEVDIEQDPAAAEFVGSVNGGNHVVPTVKFADGSTLTNPTIKQVKAKVS from the coding sequence ATGACTGCTACACCGACTGTGACCATGTACACCACGACGTGGTGCGGCTACTGCTCGCGGCTCAAGATGGCGCTGAAGTCCGAGGGCATCGCATGGACCGAGGTCGACATCGAGCAGGATCCGGCCGCCGCAGAATTCGTCGGTTCGGTCAACGGCGGTAACCACGTGGTGCCGACCGTGAAGTTCGCCGACGGGTCGACGCTGACCAATCCGACGATCAAGCAGGTCAAGGCCAAGGTCAGCTGA